A window from Candidatus Poseidoniia archaeon encodes these proteins:
- a CDS encoding SMC family ATPase, with amino-acid sequence MRLRSLAIRNYRSIRRLQVEFPDGVLGIVGHNGAGKSSLLEAVAWALYGTPAVRTRAEAVATIGASDPCRVRLEFDLGGEAFRLERVLKPSSTTAELARGDELLAEGAREVADYVAERLLRMDYQTFYASIFTRQGELDKFVSMSSEPRRQAVERLLRISDVREAGQRARQQKRDLGNRLEGLRSQLVARNGEPLQPRLAAELAALQERSAALGKAGEPLETALGTATQQDAQAVKAWEQAEANAEQYRAAEKRRDAAQSALKLAGERLQNAQKSLDNSYKKEKEAVELRTATAASDAPGKLAALREKQAAVEKELQELAAGKGKLDAALAANGRELVNGQKHLREIHELGAESECPTCERPLGEHGAALMERIAGEIGALEQQQRETRAALEALAQTREATASRRAALGKQEEKLRGAEAEHAAQLARLRDLEQVLARKPELEQQLAELQTGEQAARTEQEAAHAALTKLEFDPQAHANARQQREAVAAALSEAKLALERHRGELKAHAGKLEAKQAELERVERAQAQIGDAEAELERFGLLEQLLKGFRSHITSRIAPTLAAHTSRRLAQLTDGRYTQVEIDGSDYSLKVFDGVEAHSLDRFSGGEADAFSLALRLSISQLLSERAGTEMGLVVLDEVLGSQDELRQRRVLEGLERMARSVGQVILVTHIESVKDHLPHVWELVLDEERGTVLREL; translated from the coding sequence GTGAGGCTGCGCTCACTAGCCATCCGCAACTACCGTTCCATCCGTCGCCTGCAAGTGGAGTTCCCCGACGGGGTGCTCGGCATCGTCGGCCACAACGGCGCCGGCAAGTCGTCGCTGCTCGAGGCGGTCGCGTGGGCGCTCTACGGGACACCAGCGGTGCGCACGCGGGCGGAGGCGGTCGCCACCATCGGCGCCAGCGACCCCTGTCGGGTGCGGCTGGAGTTCGATCTTGGCGGCGAGGCATTCCGGCTCGAACGGGTGCTGAAGCCGTCATCGACGACCGCCGAGCTGGCGCGCGGTGACGAGCTACTGGCCGAAGGTGCGCGCGAGGTCGCCGACTACGTCGCCGAGCGACTGCTGCGGATGGACTACCAGACTTTCTACGCTTCGATTTTCACGCGTCAAGGCGAGCTGGACAAGTTCGTCAGCATGTCGAGCGAGCCGCGGCGACAGGCGGTTGAGCGGCTATTGCGGATTTCCGACGTCAGGGAAGCGGGCCAGCGAGCGCGGCAGCAGAAGCGCGACCTGGGCAACCGGCTCGAGGGACTGCGCAGCCAGCTAGTCGCGCGCAACGGCGAGCCGCTCCAGCCGCGGCTCGCGGCGGAGCTGGCCGCGCTACAGGAGCGCTCGGCAGCGCTCGGTAAGGCGGGCGAGCCGCTGGAAACCGCGCTGGGAACGGCCACGCAACAGGACGCGCAGGCGGTCAAGGCGTGGGAGCAGGCGGAGGCGAACGCCGAGCAATATCGCGCTGCCGAGAAGCGTCGCGACGCGGCGCAGAGTGCGCTGAAACTGGCTGGAGAGCGGCTGCAGAATGCGCAGAAATCTCTTGACAATAGCTATAAAAAAGAAAAGGAAGCCGTTGAGCTCCGCACGGCGACCGCTGCCAGCGACGCTCCCGGGAAGCTGGCGGCGCTGCGGGAAAAGCAGGCTGCGGTCGAAAAAGAGCTACAGGAACTCGCCGCCGGGAAGGGGAAGCTGGATGCCGCGCTCGCGGCCAACGGCCGCGAGCTGGTGAACGGACAAAAACACCTGCGAGAGATTCACGAACTGGGCGCCGAGAGCGAATGCCCTACCTGTGAGCGGCCGCTCGGCGAGCATGGCGCGGCGCTGATGGAGCGCATCGCGGGCGAAATCGGGGCGCTCGAGCAGCAACAGCGGGAAACGCGCGCGGCGCTCGAAGCGCTGGCGCAAACTCGCGAGGCGACCGCCAGCCGCAGGGCGGCGCTCGGCAAGCAGGAAGAGAAGCTGCGTGGCGCGGAAGCGGAGCACGCGGCGCAGCTGGCGCGGCTGCGCGACCTTGAGCAGGTACTGGCGCGCAAGCCCGAGCTGGAGCAGCAGCTGGCCGAGCTACAGACGGGAGAGCAGGCGGCCCGCACCGAGCAGGAAGCGGCGCACGCGGCGCTCACGAAGCTGGAATTCGACCCGCAGGCGCACGCCAATGCGCGGCAGCAGCGCGAGGCGGTGGCGGCCGCGCTGTCGGAGGCGAAGCTGGCGCTCGAACGGCATCGCGGGGAGCTGAAGGCGCACGCCGGGAAGCTGGAGGCGAAGCAGGCCGAGCTGGAGCGAGTCGAGCGCGCACAGGCGCAAATCGGCGACGCCGAGGCGGAGCTGGAGCGGTTTGGGCTGCTCGAGCAATTGCTGAAAGGCTTCCGCTCCCACATCACCAGCCGCATCGCCCCGACGCTGGCGGCGCACACTTCGCGCCGGCTGGCGCAGCTCACCGACGGGCGCTACACGCAGGTCGAGATTGACGGCAGCGACTACAGCCTGAAGGTGTTCGACGGGGTCGAGGCGCACTCGCTCGACCGCTTCTCGGGCGGCGAGGCTGATGCATTCAGCCTCGCCTTGCGGTTGAGCATCTCGCAGCTGCTGTCCGAGCGCGCCGGGACCGAGATGGGGCTGGTGGTGCTCGACGAGGTGCTCGGCTCGCAGGACGAGCTGCGGCAGCGGCGGGTGCTGGAAGGGCTCGAGCGCATGGCACGGTCAGTCGGACAGGTCATCCTGGTGACGCATATCGAGTCCGTCAAGGACCACCTGCCCCATGTGTGGGAACTGGTGCTGGACGAAGAGCGGGGAACCGTGCTGCGGGAACTATAG
- a CDS encoding exonuclease SbcCD subunit D, giving the protein MKIFHCADTHLGYRAYSRHVPEGEPDAGLNLREADVYAAWDRLIEAAIAARPDVVIHAGDLFDRVRPSNRAIDRALGGLHRLSQAGLPTIIVAGNHETPRLRETGHVFRLLRRIPNIHPLFAGKPEQVAIGDLLVTAVAHSGQLAERVGEARPDPDAELNLLVTHGAVSGIKEFRNSELNQAALPDATLQGGWDYVALGHYHEFTALGHNTWYCGSNERFSFSEEKEPKGYAIVELPGPQVEHHEIACRQFVTLSYDCQDIAAGGGGEGLTERLLAQLEATAPDDKVVRQRIWNVSREEWATVDRRALLHAAGGAINYALNPEFSDTTVELQAAPELGTLLEEFRDYLTGQPLQKPADRDWLLEHAAELLGGNQ; this is encoded by the coding sequence GTGAAGATTTTCCACTGCGCAGACACCCACTTGGGATACCGTGCCTACAGCCGCCACGTCCCCGAAGGCGAACCCGACGCGGGGCTGAACCTGCGTGAGGCCGATGTTTACGCGGCGTGGGACCGGCTGATTGAGGCGGCCATCGCCGCCAGACCGGACGTGGTCATCCACGCCGGCGACCTGTTCGACCGGGTGCGGCCGAGCAACCGCGCCATCGACCGTGCGCTCGGGGGGCTGCACCGGCTCTCGCAAGCGGGGCTCCCGACAATCATCGTCGCCGGCAACCACGAGACGCCGCGGCTGCGCGAGACCGGCCACGTCTTCCGGCTTTTACGGCGGATTCCCAACATCCACCCGCTCTTCGCGGGGAAGCCCGAGCAGGTCGCCATCGGCGACCTGCTCGTTACGGCCGTGGCGCACTCGGGCCAGCTGGCGGAGCGCGTCGGCGAGGCACGGCCAGACCCCGACGCGGAGCTGAACCTGCTCGTCACGCATGGCGCCGTTTCCGGAATCAAGGAGTTCCGCAACAGCGAGCTGAACCAGGCGGCACTCCCCGACGCGACGCTACAGGGCGGCTGGGACTACGTCGCACTAGGGCATTACCACGAATTCACCGCGCTGGGGCACAACACCTGGTATTGCGGCTCCAACGAACGCTTCTCCTTCTCCGAGGAAAAAGAGCCGAAAGGCTACGCTATCGTCGAGCTGCCCGGCCCGCAGGTCGAGCACCACGAAATTGCGTGCCGACAATTCGTTACATTAAGTTATGACTGCCAGGACATAGCTGCTGGCGGTGGCGGGGAGGGGCTGACCGAGCGGCTGCTCGCACAACTCGAGGCGACCGCCCCCGACGACAAGGTAGTCCGGCAGCGCATCTGGAACGTCTCGCGTGAGGAGTGGGCGACGGTTGACCGGCGGGCGCTGCTGCATGCTGCGGGCGGCGCCATCAACTACGCGCTAAACCCCGAGTTCAGCGACACGACCGTCGAACTACAGGCGGCGCCCGAACTGGGAACGCTGCTGGAGGAGTTCCGCGACTACCTGACTGGCCAGCCCCTGCAAAAGCCGGCCGACCGCGACTGGCTGCTGGAGCACGCCGCAGAACTGCTCGGGGGCAACCAGTGA
- a CDS encoding TrmJ/YjtD family RNA methyltransferase → MATIVLVEPQHPGNVGAVARVMANFGCRELLLVGGCEIDDDAMARAKAGRPLLESARRVDSLAEALADAPLSVATSGIVPEGDSRWQREPHSVRELPDLLDGREPALVFGRENHGLDRTELALCDLTVQVPTSPEYPVLNLSHAVGILLYELFSRDVFQRPYRPDLIPRREVDLLVERIMEAVRASRFAERRLPRAETTLRRILVRGEIDEWDYETLMGMFKELRPLRRRT, encoded by the coding sequence GTGGCGACTATCGTACTCGTCGAGCCGCAGCATCCCGGCAACGTCGGCGCCGTCGCGCGAGTGATGGCCAATTTCGGCTGCCGCGAGCTATTGCTGGTCGGTGGCTGCGAGATTGACGACGACGCCATGGCGCGTGCCAAGGCGGGGCGACCACTGCTCGAATCCGCGCGGCGCGTCGATTCGCTCGCCGAAGCGCTGGCTGATGCGCCGCTCTCGGTCGCGACCAGCGGCATCGTCCCCGAAGGTGACAGTCGCTGGCAGCGCGAGCCGCACTCGGTCCGGGAGCTGCCCGACTTGCTCGACGGCCGTGAGCCGGCGCTGGTGTTCGGGCGCGAGAATCACGGGCTTGACCGCACCGAGCTGGCGCTCTGCGACCTGACCGTGCAGGTGCCGACCAGCCCGGAGTATCCGGTCCTGAACCTGTCGCACGCCGTCGGAATTCTGCTCTACGAACTGTTCAGTCGCGACGTCTTCCAGCGCCCCTATCGCCCCGACCTGATTCCCCGTCGGGAAGTGGACCTGCTGGTCGAGCGCATCATGGAGGCGGTGCGGGCAAGCCGCTTCGCCGAGCGGCGGCTGCCGCGCGCCGAGACGACACTGCGCCGCATCCTGGTGCGAGGCGAGATTGACGAATGGGACTACGAGACGCTGATGGGGATGTTCAAGGAGCTGCGGCCCCTGCGGAGGCGAACGTGA
- a CDS encoding ATP-binding protein, protein MSYVMVTGPMGAGKSTLMRSLPEQASFAPPPGVPEMFLDHACSCRTLQLYEIDEPTALGARWADWLRAADAFLLIATAAAGPESVAPLLAHLRGTCPETPCLLVASRWPDGSREAWELPGVSAFEMLAPGTVLDEDRALAEPADIERILARLHSLLEGE, encoded by the coding sequence GTGAGCTACGTGATGGTGACCGGGCCGATGGGCGCCGGCAAGTCGACGCTGATGCGTTCGCTGCCGGAGCAGGCATCCTTCGCGCCCCCGCCCGGCGTGCCGGAGATGTTCCTTGACCATGCCTGTAGCTGTCGCACCCTGCAACTCTACGAAATCGACGAGCCGACCGCGCTGGGCGCGCGCTGGGCCGATTGGCTGCGCGCAGCCGACGCGTTCCTGCTGATAGCAACCGCGGCGGCGGGACCGGAGTCGGTCGCGCCGCTACTGGCGCACCTGCGCGGGACCTGTCCCGAAACGCCCTGCCTGCTTGTCGCCAGCCGCTGGCCGGACGGCAGCCGCGAAGCGTGGGAATTGCCGGGCGTCAGTGCGTTCGAAATGCTCGCACCGGGCACGGTCCTCGACGAGGACCGCGCCCTTGCGGAGCCGGCCGATATCGAGCGCATACTCGCCCGGCTGCACAGCTTACTGGAGGGCGAGTGA